One Nostocoides sp. HKS02 genomic window carries:
- a CDS encoding DUF2550 family protein: protein MTLVISAEIVAGALILCALFALTFIFVRRRLLASGAPLMLCALQPHGRSQYRMGLLRFAGSSLEWFSLVGPSLRPSRTWERARLDLAAPVATDEQIAGVPDAVTVDCRYGADAFALALAPSAYTAMRSWLESSPPGFNVNVA, encoded by the coding sequence ATGACGCTCGTGATCTCTGCCGAGATCGTTGCCGGCGCGCTCATCCTCTGCGCCCTCTTCGCCCTGACCTTCATCTTCGTGCGGCGCCGCCTGCTGGCCTCAGGCGCCCCCCTCATGCTCTGCGCGCTCCAGCCCCACGGTCGGTCCCAGTACCGCATGGGGCTGCTGCGCTTCGCTGGCAGCTCACTCGAATGGTTCAGCCTGGTGGGGCCCTCGCTGCGGCCCTCGCGCACGTGGGAGCGGGCGCGCCTCGACCTCGCCGCCCCGGTGGCCACCGACGAGCAGATCGCCGGGGTGCCCGATGCCGTCACGGTCGACTGCCGCTACGGCGCCGACGCCTTCGCCCTCGCCCTCGCCCCGTCGGCCTACACCGCGATGCGCAGCTGGCTCGAGAGCTCGCCACCGGGCTTCAACGTCAACGTCGCCTGA
- a CDS encoding F0F1 ATP synthase subunit epsilon, with the protein MSTLQVELVAADRKVWEGEADMVVARTVDGELGILPGHTPLLGVLVQGEVRIMSGQGTHTAGIDGGFLSVDRDKVIIIAEAVDASQIPA; encoded by the coding sequence GTGAGCACCCTGCAGGTTGAACTCGTCGCAGCGGACCGCAAGGTCTGGGAGGGCGAGGCCGACATGGTCGTCGCACGCACCGTCGACGGCGAACTGGGCATCCTGCCCGGCCACACGCCGCTGCTCGGCGTCCTCGTCCAGGGTGAGGTCCGCATCATGTCGGGCCAGGGCACCCACACCGCGGGCATCGACGGGGGTTTCCTGTCGGTGGACCGCGACAAGGTCATCATCATCGCCGAGGCCGTCGACGCCTCGCAGATTCCGGCCTAG
- the atpD gene encoding F0F1 ATP synthase subunit beta, producing the protein MTATVSEATTEITPGGVGRIARIIGPVVDVEFPADAMPEQYNLLTTEVELAGEKKNINLEVAQHIGDNMVRAISLQPTDGLVRGTQVQDTGGPIMVPVGDQTLGKVFNTTGDVMNLAEGETFEVKERWGIHRKAPAFDQLESKTQMFETGIKVIDLLTPYVQGGKIGLFGGAGVGKTVLIQEMIARVARDHGGVSVFAGVGERTREGNDLMVEMEEAGVLGQTALVFGQMDEPPGTRLRVALSALTMAEYFRDVQNQDVLLFIDNIFRFTQAGSEVSTLLGRMPSAVGYQPTLADEMGTLQERITSTRGHSITSMQAIYVPADDYTDPAPATTFAHLDATTELSREIASLGIYPAVDPLTSTSRILDRRYIADDHYNTAVRVKQILQRNKELQDIIAILGIDELSEEDKILVNRARRIQRFLSQNTYVAKQFTGIEGSTVPLVDTVEAFTKIADGEYDHVPEQAFFMCGGLDDVERQAAEIEKNL; encoded by the coding sequence ATGACTGCCACTGTTTCTGAGGCCACGACGGAGATCACCCCCGGTGGTGTGGGCCGCATCGCCCGCATCATCGGCCCGGTCGTCGACGTCGAGTTCCCCGCCGACGCCATGCCCGAGCAGTACAACCTGCTGACCACCGAGGTCGAGCTCGCGGGCGAGAAGAAGAACATCAACCTCGAGGTCGCCCAGCACATCGGCGACAACATGGTCCGCGCCATCTCGCTGCAGCCCACCGACGGCCTCGTGCGCGGCACGCAGGTGCAGGACACCGGCGGCCCGATCATGGTGCCCGTCGGTGACCAGACGCTCGGCAAGGTGTTCAACACCACCGGCGACGTCATGAACCTCGCTGAAGGCGAGACCTTCGAGGTCAAGGAGCGCTGGGGCATCCACCGCAAGGCTCCCGCCTTCGACCAGCTCGAGTCCAAGACCCAGATGTTCGAGACCGGTATCAAGGTCATCGACCTGCTGACCCCGTACGTCCAGGGTGGCAAGATCGGCCTGTTCGGTGGCGCCGGTGTGGGCAAGACCGTGCTCATCCAGGAGATGATCGCCCGTGTCGCGCGCGACCACGGTGGCGTGTCCGTGTTCGCCGGTGTCGGCGAGCGCACCCGTGAGGGCAACGACCTCATGGTCGAGATGGAGGAGGCCGGCGTCCTCGGCCAGACCGCCCTGGTGTTCGGCCAGATGGACGAGCCGCCGGGCACGCGACTTCGCGTCGCCCTGTCGGCCCTGACCATGGCCGAGTACTTCCGCGACGTGCAGAACCAGGACGTGCTGCTCTTCATCGACAACATCTTCCGGTTCACCCAGGCCGGGTCCGAGGTCTCCACCCTGCTCGGCCGGATGCCGTCCGCCGTGGGTTACCAGCCCACCCTCGCCGACGAGATGGGCACCCTCCAGGAGCGCATCACCTCCACGCGCGGTCACTCGATCACCTCGATGCAGGCGATCTACGTGCCGGCTGACGACTACACCGACCCGGCCCCGGCCACGACCTTCGCGCACCTCGACGCCACCACCGAGCTCTCGCGCGAGATCGCCTCGCTCGGCATCTACCCGGCCGTGGACCCGCTGACCTCGACGTCACGAATCCTCGACCGGCGCTACATCGCCGATGACCACTACAACACCGCGGTGCGCGTCAAGCAGATCCTCCAGCGCAACAAGGAGCTGCAGGACATCATCGCCATCCTCGGCATCGACGAGCTCTCCGAAGAGGACAAGATCCTCGTCAACCGCGCGCGTCGCATCCAGCGCTTCCTGTCGCAGAACACCTACGTCGCCAAGCAGTTCACCGGCATCGAGGGTTCGACGGTTCCGCTGGTCGACACCGTCGAGGCGTTCACCAAGATCGCCGATGGCGAGTACGACCACGTGCCCGAGCAGGCGTTCTTCATGTGCGGTGGCCTCGACGACGTCGAGCGCCAGGCCGCCGAGATCGAGAAGAACCTCTGA
- a CDS encoding F0F1 ATP synthase subunit gamma, which translates to MGAQMRVYRQRIRSVQATKKITRAMELIAASRVVKAQQRVKESSPYSRALTRAVSAVATYSNVDHPLTTEHEDVRRAAVLVITSDRGLAGAYSSSAIKESERLVGELREAGKEVVPYLVGRKATGFYRFRKREFAAEWSGFTDQPTFEIAREIGERLVTDFNRPVDEGGVDEVHIVFTRFVNMVTQTPDVIRMLPLEVVEGEEAPAEDEVLPLYEFEPSAEQVLDALLPKYVTARIYNCLLQAAASELASRQKAMKSATDNAEELIKKYTRLANQARQAEITQEISEIVGGASALADAS; encoded by the coding sequence ATGGGAGCGCAGATGCGGGTCTACCGCCAGCGCATCCGGTCCGTCCAGGCGACCAAGAAGATCACGCGCGCGATGGAGCTCATCGCTGCTTCGCGCGTGGTCAAGGCGCAGCAGCGCGTCAAGGAGTCCTCTCCGTACTCCCGCGCTCTGACCCGGGCCGTGTCTGCGGTTGCGACGTACTCCAACGTCGACCACCCGCTGACGACCGAGCACGAGGACGTCCGTCGCGCCGCGGTCCTGGTCATCACCTCCGACCGTGGCCTCGCCGGCGCGTACTCCTCCTCGGCCATCAAGGAGAGCGAGCGTCTGGTCGGCGAGCTGCGGGAGGCCGGCAAGGAGGTCGTGCCCTACCTCGTGGGTCGCAAGGCGACCGGGTTCTACCGGTTCCGCAAGCGCGAGTTCGCCGCCGAGTGGAGCGGGTTCACCGACCAGCCGACCTTCGAGATCGCGCGCGAGATCGGCGAGCGGCTGGTCACCGACTTCAACCGGCCGGTGGACGAGGGCGGCGTGGACGAGGTGCACATCGTGTTCACGCGCTTCGTCAACATGGTCACCCAGACGCCTGACGTCATCCGGATGCTTCCGCTGGAGGTCGTCGAGGGCGAGGAGGCCCCGGCCGAGGACGAGGTCCTGCCGCTCTACGAGTTCGAGCCGAGTGCCGAACAGGTCCTCGACGCACTGCTGCCCAAGTACGTCACCGCCCGCATCTACAACTGCCTGCTCCAGGCGGCCGCCTCCGAGCTGGCCTCGCGCCAGAAGGCCATGAAGTCGGCCACGGACAACGCCGAGGAGCTCATCAAGAAGTACACCCGGTTGGCCAACCAGGCCCGCCAGGCCGAGATCACCCAAGAGATCAGCGAGATCGTGGGCGGCGCCAGCGCCCTCGCCGACGCCAGTTGA